In Triticum urartu cultivar G1812 chromosome 6, Tu2.1, whole genome shotgun sequence, the following proteins share a genomic window:
- the LOC125513184 gene encoding pentatricopeptide repeat-containing protein At1g51965, mitochondrial gives MPRRLGTTYTGRIAAATPSPSAPSITVTVSPTPAPTPLDPRGYPLPRRHLICAAAGILRFPASPTPLVDLADYLRDRRLTLTASEASEIVKALSPDPALALAFFRFAPASLPGFRHDAFSYNRILALLFRTRADPSEALRIVSEMERDGVAGNISTVNLLVGMGGGGVEVTKCLELAMKWGLRLNGYTYKCILQAHLRSRGVSKGFEIYEEMRRKGYRLDIFAYNMLLDALAKSGMVDQAYQVFEDMKQKYCEPDAYTYTILIRMSGRAGKTSKFLSFFDEMVSKGCALNLIAYNTLIEALGKNKMVDKVIFVLSKMIEGDCQPNQFTYSITLDILATEGQLHRLNEVLDICDRYMNKSIYSYLVKSLSKSGHVSEAHNVFCQMWNSYETGDMDAFVSMLEVLCNSGKTLEAIDLLHMMPAKGVATDVSMYNMVFSALGKLKQVSFITSLFDKMKANGIAPDLFTYNIVISSYGRVGLVGKASGLFEEMNASSCKPDVITYNSLINCLGKNGDLDEAHMLFKEMQEKGYDPDVFTYSILIECFGKSNKVDMACSLFADMIAEGCIPNVVTYNILLDCLERHGKTAEAHKHYETMKQQGLTPDSITYSILERLESRSQRTVRIRKSARATSWVVSPLR, from the exons ATGCCCCGCCGCCTCGGGACGACCTACACCGGCCGGATCGCAGCCGCGACGCCGTCCCCCTCCGCCCCCTCCATCACCGTCACCGTATCCCCGacccctgccccgacgccgctcgaCCCCCGCGGTTACCCGCTCCCCCGCCGCCACCTCATCTGCGCCGCCGCCGGCATCCTCCGTTTTCCCGCCTCTCCCACCCCGCTGGTCGACCTCGCAGACTACCTCCGCGACCGCCGCCTCACGCTCACCGCCTCCGAGGCCTCTGAGATAGTCAAGGCCCTCTCCCCCGACCCCGCTCTTGCTCTCGCGTTTTTCCGCTTCGCCCCCGCTTCCCTCCCGGGCTTCCGTCACGACGCCTTCTCATACAACCGCATCCTGGCGCTCCTCTTCCGCACCAGGGCGGACCCAAGCGAGGCTCTGCGTATCGTCTCGGAGATGGAGCGGGACGGCGTGGCCGGAAACATCTCCACCGTGAATTTGCTGGTTGGAATGGGCGGAGGAGGCGTGGAGGTGACCAAGTGCCTGGAGCTGGCCATGAAGTGGGGGTTGAGGCTTAATGGCTACACCTACAAGTGCATTCTGCAGGCTCATTTGAGGAGCAGGGGGGTGTCCAAGGGGTTCGAAATCTATGAGGAAATGCGCAGAAAGGGGTACAGGCTGGATATATTTGCGTATAACATGCTGCTTGATGCCCTTGCCAAGTCTGGAATG GTTGACCAAGCTTACCAAGTCTTTGAAGATATGAAACAAAAGTACTGTGAGCCGGATGCGTACACATATACTATACTAATTAGAATGTCTGGGAGGGCTGGGAAGACTTCTAAATTTCTCTCATTTTTTGATGAAATGGTATCAAAAGGATGTGCTCTTAACCTTATTGCTTATAATACTCTTATTGAGGCTCTTGGTAAGAACAAGATGGTGGACAAGGTAATCTTTGTACTTTCCAAAATGATCGAGGGCGACTGCCAGCCCAATCAATTCACGTATAGCATTACATTGGATATTTTGGCAACAGAAGGACAACTGCACAGACTAAATGAGGTTCTGGATATCTGTGATAGATATATGAACAAATCAATTTATTCTTATTTGGTCAAGTCACTTAGCAAATCTGGGCATGTAAGTGAGGCACATAATGTATTCTGTCAGATGTGGAACTCCTATGAAACCGGAGACATGGATGCTTTCGTATCAATGCTTGAGGTGTTATGCAATTCAGGAAAAACATTAGAGGCTATTGATCTCCTACATATGATGCCTGCAAAAGGGGTTGCTACTGATGTTAGCATGTACAATATGGTCTTTTCAGCCCTAGGAAAGCTCAAACAGGTCTCTTTCATAACCAGTCTCTTTGACAAGATGAAAGCTAACGGGATTGCTCCGGATCTTTTTACCTACAACATTGTGATATCAAGCTATGGTAGAGTTGGCTTAGTTGGTAAAGCATCTGGATTGTTTGAAGAAATGAACGCTAGCAGTTGTAAACCTGATGTCATCACTTACAATTCTTTGATAAACTGTCTTGGGAAAAACGGAGATCTTGATGAAGCCCACATGCTTTTCAAAGAGATGCAGGAGAAGGGATATGATCCTGATGTCTTCACTTACAGCATACTGATTGAATGCTTTGGGAAATCTAATAAGGTTGATATGGCATGCAGCTTATTTGCTGACATGATTGCAGAGGGATGCATCCCTAATGTTGTAACTTATAACATCTTACTTGATTGTTTGGAGAGGCATGGGAAGACAGCAGAAGCTCATAAACATTATGAGACTATGAAGCAGCAAGGGTTAACTCCTGACTCGATAACTTACTCAATACTTGAGCGGTTGGAAAGTAGATCTCAGCGAACAGTACGAATACGAAAGTCAGCTCGGGCTACAAGTTGGGTTGTCAGTCCTCTAAGATGA